A genomic window from Periweissella cryptocerci includes:
- a CDS encoding ABC transporter ATP-binding protein, with the protein MLISYSYILEFIMNLADGKVQISYRTALVLVAGYIVIFAGSFGYRSYLQAKIGIRMNYQFRKYVMQRFKTMTIQDYGRYSQEQYQTIVSQKADLLEANYFLIFPKAFGYTVSFIMAVIATFIMKPEIAVVIIILSLPAIIIPIIGKKKLESLQDDVLVKIDGYTTQFMDVFRGFSTITHLLSINRFIKKYDYANTGLADARTRNQKAVNIIDALNSFASDVLYLGTWICGAYFVIKHEITLGQLVAFSQLVNLVAWPLQNISELLANFYAGKRVINEVSNLFENISGDSYTQKNHLTKIDTIEFKNVSVSIEDRQILDNISFVLKTRERNVLIGKSGSGKSTIVKLLLKEVDYDGSILMDGVELSTISNQDVYSFFGIVNQQNIVFDGSIAENITMFSEEIQQKELTNAVAMAGLADKLNQLETQINNSNSKLSGGELRRLELARILYRKYNFTIFDEVTSGLDPSTALQVQADINRTNLGYLMITHDYGETFLQSTDHIIIINNGEVVHDGVTAEVIKYIE; encoded by the coding sequence ATTTTAATTTCATATTCATATATTTTGGAATTTATTATGAATTTGGCAGATGGAAAAGTTCAAATTTCATATAGGACAGCACTTGTTCTGGTAGCAGGGTATATCGTAATATTTGCTGGTAGTTTTGGCTATCGTTCATACCTACAAGCAAAAATTGGTATTCGAATGAATTATCAGTTTAGAAAGTATGTAATGCAGCGATTCAAAACGATGACAATTCAAGATTATGGTAGATATAGTCAAGAGCAGTATCAAACAATAGTAAGTCAGAAAGCTGATTTATTAGAAGCGAATTATTTCTTGATATTTCCGAAAGCATTCGGGTATACAGTGTCATTCATAATGGCAGTTATTGCTACGTTTATTATGAAACCTGAAATAGCAGTAGTAATCATTATATTAAGCTTACCAGCGATTATTATTCCAATAATTGGAAAAAAGAAGTTAGAAAGTTTACAGGATGATGTGCTTGTTAAAATTGATGGTTATACAACACAGTTTATGGATGTTTTTAGGGGCTTTTCGACAATAACGCATTTACTATCAATTAATCGATTTATTAAAAAATATGATTATGCCAATACAGGTTTAGCAGATGCTCGTACAAGAAATCAAAAAGCAGTTAATATCATTGATGCTCTAAATAGTTTTGCATCTGATGTTTTGTATTTGGGAACATGGATATGTGGTGCGTATTTTGTAATCAAACACGAAATCACATTAGGCCAATTGGTGGCGTTTTCGCAATTAGTAAATTTAGTAGCGTGGCCATTGCAAAATATTTCAGAATTATTGGCAAATTTTTATGCGGGTAAGCGTGTCATCAACGAAGTAAGTAATTTATTTGAGAATATTAGCGGGGATAGCTACACGCAAAAAAATCACTTAACTAAGATAGACACAATTGAGTTCAAGAATGTGAGTGTATCTATTGAAGACAGGCAGATTTTAGATAATATCTCTTTTGTTTTAAAAACTCGGGAACGCAATGTGTTAATTGGTAAAAGCGGTTCAGGAAAATCCACAATTGTTAAGTTGTTGTTAAAAGAAGTTGATTACGATGGTTCCATTTTAATGGATGGGGTTGAATTATCAACTATTAGTAATCAAGACGTTTACAGTTTTTTTGGAATAGTAAATCAACAAAATATTGTGTTCGATGGATCAATCGCAGAAAACATCACAATGTTTAGTGAGGAAATTCAGCAAAAAGAGCTTACTAATGCGGTTGCGATGGCAGGATTAGCGGATAAATTGAATCAATTGGAAACACAGATAAATAATTCGAATAGTAAGTTATCCGGTGGTGAATTACGTAGGTTAGAATTAGCGCGCATATTGTATCGCAAATACAATTTTACAATTTTTGATGAAGTTACCTCAGGCCTTGACCCATCGACTGCTTTACAGGTACAAGCGGATATAAATCGAACAAATTTGGGCTATTTGATGATTACACACGATTATGGCGAAACATTTTTACAGTCGACTGATCATATTATTATCATTAACAATGGTGAAGTGGTGCATGATGGTGTAACGGCGGAAGTTATTAAATATATTGAATAA
- a CDS encoding helix-turn-helix domain-containing protein encodes MESIGEKFKNIRESKNLSLRFVAGNTTTSSFLSKFERGISGISLDTLMPVLRNMNMTTSEFLNYVIDADDSYYTLQINALRKLSMANDTQKLIEKSNEENELWGKTHDITHQHLALIAKALWCENEGKLLEPYEQKQIQEYLFNAEVFYHYELIMINYTLSALPIEYQIQMGKEMFNKLPNNYFVTEYRDIITMIINNIIISCIEEEYYEVAAEYIAMLKSNFDSSVYYRVHVQLKFFQGLLFIQKGQIVEGTRLANFTITVMDEIGNKEKAADYRVMLDKYLNKLNISN; translated from the coding sequence ATGGAATCAATTGGGGAGAAATTTAAAAATATTAGGGAAAGCAAAAATCTATCCTTACGTTTTGTAGCCGGAAATACCACAACAAGTTCGTTTCTGTCAAAGTTTGAACGTGGAATCTCAGGAATCTCATTAGATACATTAATGCCAGTGTTACGAAATATGAACATGACAACGTCGGAATTTTTAAACTATGTCATTGATGCAGATGATTCATATTACACGTTACAAATTAATGCATTACGCAAGTTATCAATGGCAAATGATACGCAGAAGTTAATAGAAAAAAGTAATGAAGAGAACGAACTTTGGGGAAAAACGCATGACATAACGCATCAGCATTTGGCTTTAATCGCTAAAGCATTATGGTGTGAAAATGAAGGTAAATTGCTAGAACCATATGAGCAGAAGCAAATTCAAGAATATTTATTTAACGCCGAGGTGTTTTATCACTATGAATTAATAATGATTAATTATACGCTCAGTGCATTGCCTATTGAATATCAGATTCAAATGGGTAAAGAGATGTTTAACAAGTTACCAAATAATTATTTTGTGACTGAGTATCGTGACATCATTACGATGATCATTAATAACATTATTATTAGTTGTATTGAAGAGGAATACTATGAGGTTGCCGCTGAATATATTGCAATGCTAAAGAGCAACTTTGACAGCAGCGTTTACTATCGTGTACATGTGCAGCTTAAGTTTTTTCAAGGATTGCTTTTTATTCAAAAAGGTCAAATAGTTGAAGGCACACGGTTGGCTAATTTTACGATTACAGTTATGGATGAAATTGGAAACAAAGAGAAGGCTGCAGATTATCGGGTGATGTTAGACAAGTATCTTAATAAATTAAATATTTCAAATTAA
- a CDS encoding zinc ribbon domain-containing protein, with amino-acid sequence MSELYATKCPICDTPIRPTDEFCPKCGFNLKRDISVNEKRDLQMEYAKQPHRSSYRWLMPTIIGGIIILSMAGILLRPIYITERAQMPKDDNNIPIKDTSSQSAATTMSGENFAATKKIKNTAVDMQISFLTGDKYHAEIKTTQLNGSTQFTIEEGNYQLKDTKVVLAPIRGLMTTANQAGTVKSATALGYTQATQAKTEGYKEIKHFKVVKDALTTEFMSKNVTLTSVLTPRGYTDIATMAMKADDDLIKKDADNMQTKDQKQAAELNVIEKKLTADQNHILAYMYYLQVSGEGFKKYEKVQQNTTFYAESIGPNRWAILKQQNQPALVQVNYEYENGHYTFLMNHDIGPQSPASLVELYHRFYETPKYRKVYDVLQKEWRDY; translated from the coding sequence ATGAGCGAATTATATGCAACAAAATGCCCAATCTGTGACACACCAATTAGACCAACCGATGAATTTTGTCCAAAATGTGGCTTTAATTTAAAACGTGATATTAGTGTAAATGAAAAACGCGATTTACAAATGGAATACGCTAAGCAACCGCATCGCAGTTCGTACCGGTGGTTGATGCCAACAATTATTGGGGGAATTATCATCTTGAGTATGGCAGGAATTTTGCTACGTCCCATTTATATTACGGAGCGTGCACAAATGCCGAAGGATGATAATAATATTCCGATTAAGGATACTAGTAGCCAATCAGCAGCAACGACGATGAGTGGGGAGAATTTTGCCGCGACTAAAAAAATAAAAAATACTGCGGTTGATATGCAGATTTCATTCCTAACAGGCGATAAATATCATGCGGAGATAAAAACTACGCAACTAAATGGTAGTACGCAATTCACGATTGAAGAAGGAAATTACCAACTTAAAGATACCAAAGTTGTGCTGGCCCCAATTAGGGGATTAATGACTACGGCTAATCAAGCGGGGACTGTTAAAAGTGCCACGGCTCTTGGATATACACAGGCGACACAAGCAAAAACTGAGGGCTACAAAGAGATTAAACATTTTAAGGTGGTTAAGGATGCGTTGACAACTGAATTTATGAGTAAAAATGTAACGTTAACTAGTGTTCTGACACCGCGTGGATATACTGATATTGCAACTATGGCAATGAAAGCCGACGATGATTTAATTAAAAAAGATGCGGATAACATGCAGACTAAAGATCAAAAACAAGCTGCTGAGCTGAACGTAATTGAAAAGAAACTAACCGCTGACCAAAATCACATATTGGCCTACATGTATTATTTGCAAGTATCAGGTGAAGGTTTCAAAAAATATGAAAAAGTGCAGCAAAATACGACCTTTTACGCCGAAAGCATTGGTCCCAATCGCTGGGCAATTTTGAAACAACAAAATCAGCCAGCGCTGGTTCAAGTTAATTATGAATATGAGAACGGGCACTACACGTTCTTAATGAATCACGACATAGGTCCGCAAAGCCCGGCCTCGTTGGTTGAATTGTATCATCGATTCTATGAAACACCCAAGTATCGTAAAGTGTACGATGTTTTACAGAAAGAATGGCGTGATTACTAA
- a CDS encoding NusG domain II-containing protein, which yields MKQAIQTIRKYRYMIKPFDYIIVVSLILLSFLPLVIFGVQQHNSALNNANSDLVANITRDGKLLKTVNLTKNKKHYFINYKWSGGKYNIIEVDGNRIRDYRDETPNQIAVRTSWISKPGQTAVNLPHKILIEVVRKDKPNTATPDNIVQP from the coding sequence GTGAAGCAAGCAATTCAAACGATTCGCAAATATCGTTACATGATTAAGCCGTTTGACTACATCATCGTTGTTAGTCTTATTTTGCTCTCTTTCCTACCGTTGGTGATTTTTGGCGTGCAACAGCACAATTCGGCATTAAACAATGCTAACAGTGACTTGGTTGCCAACATCACGCGCGATGGTAAGCTTCTCAAAACAGTTAATTTAACTAAAAACAAAAAGCATTACTTCATTAACTATAAATGGAGCGGTGGTAAATATAACATAATCGAAGTTGATGGGAATCGAATTCGTGATTATCGCGATGAAACCCCTAATCAAATTGCGGTGCGAACGAGCTGGATCTCCAAGCCTGGACAAACCGCGGTCAACTTGCCCCACAAGATTTTGATTGAAGTGGTGCGTAAAGACAAACCGAACACAGCAACACCGGATAATATCGTCCAACCGTAA
- a CDS encoding ABC transporter permease, protein MVKNKIRIWSSVVLITLVWLMHNLLPNRVTNFEKPQPYFNELLIIALVVTAVFAIISTILHRVTAFQYNSPRIGVFFLAFGLYDLVTLKLGAINTLFFPNPDKIFGAMVNNAVLLAKCLGYSVWLLVIGWVLGGICGVITGILIGWSTDWNYWLDPIVKFLGPIPPTVLIPIALSAFPTSFAASAFLLALSMWFPVTILTNSGIASVRVDYLEVADTMGASTLQKVFKVAIPAAAPSIFVGIFNGVCASFITLMVAEMLGVRYGLGWYINWQREIMGYANVYAGLIVLAIAFSLIITILFRVRDHFLKWQEGLIKW, encoded by the coding sequence ATGGTTAAAAATAAAATACGAATTTGGAGTAGCGTAGTGCTAATCACGCTCGTGTGGTTGATGCATAATCTGTTACCTAATCGTGTGACGAATTTTGAAAAGCCGCAGCCATATTTCAATGAATTATTAATAATTGCCCTAGTGGTGACGGCTGTTTTTGCAATTATTAGTACAATTTTGCATCGCGTCACGGCTTTTCAGTACAATTCACCACGGATAGGGGTGTTTTTCTTGGCATTTGGCTTGTATGACCTTGTGACACTTAAACTAGGAGCAATCAATACGCTATTTTTCCCAAATCCCGATAAAATATTTGGTGCGATGGTCAACAATGCAGTACTGCTAGCTAAGTGCTTAGGTTACTCCGTGTGGTTGTTGGTGATTGGGTGGGTGCTCGGTGGGATTTGTGGAGTAATCACCGGTATCTTGATTGGGTGGAGTACTGATTGGAATTACTGGCTTGATCCAATCGTAAAATTTTTAGGCCCAATTCCGCCAACGGTATTGATTCCAATTGCGCTATCAGCATTTCCAACGAGTTTTGCAGCGAGTGCATTTTTACTAGCACTATCAATGTGGTTTCCGGTCACGATTTTGACAAATTCTGGCATTGCGAGTGTCCGCGTCGATTACCTCGAGGTTGCCGATACGATGGGGGCCTCAACATTGCAGAAAGTTTTTAAGGTCGCAATTCCCGCAGCGGCACCGAGTATCTTTGTCGGTATCTTCAATGGGGTCTGTGCCTCGTTCATCACTTTGATGGTTGCGGAAATGTTGGGCGTCAGATACGGGCTAGGTTGGTACATTAATTGGCAACGTGAAATCATGGGGTACGCTAACGTATACGCCGGTTTAATTGTTTTGGCAATTGCGTTTTCATTAATTATCACGATTTTATTCCGTGTGCGGGATCATTTCTTGAAGTGGCAGGAGGGTTTAATCAAATGGTAG
- a CDS encoding MDR family MFS transporter: MDSSDSEQRSQQALKEVKLKWVLLASLFLNTGAALLWPITTLYTKEVLHQSMVMAGLVLTIMAAMMMVGNYVGGRLFDHWSPYKTLLFSVILSTISTILMVFFHGWPMYPILLTVIGFGDGVAGTALNAFAAAIKTESSRRVFNWMSVTMNLGVVLGTLLVGLLYNKGVRDVFMAASVMYALFVIVVIFHFKVPALAKEIRRLAAKGEKFRPSPFILSIAGLVFAMYFAYVMWEAPIAVHMTNLGMSVQQYTNLWTINGLSIVLLQTAIGWISRKWSYKTNVLGGTFLFGATFVMLIFAHHYWAFIVIMFILTLGEMLATPNIPAWVDALTDDAVRGQAQGFVAMMISLGRAAGPLIAGVLIDAGSYSVLFMIVFLFMVAMIVLVAVLDLKRKQRNKLVR, from the coding sequence ATGGATAGCAGTGATAGTGAACAGCGAAGTCAACAAGCGCTGAAAGAAGTTAAATTAAAATGGGTGTTATTAGCATCGCTCTTTCTTAATACTGGGGCAGCGTTATTATGGCCAATTACCACGTTATACACGAAAGAAGTTTTGCATCAATCAATGGTGATGGCGGGGTTGGTATTAACGATTATGGCGGCCATGATGATGGTGGGAAATTATGTTGGCGGTCGTTTGTTTGATCATTGGAGCCCGTATAAAACGCTGTTGTTCAGTGTGATTCTGTCGACAATTAGTACGATTTTGATGGTTTTTTTCCACGGTTGGCCAATGTATCCAATTCTATTAACCGTAATTGGTTTTGGTGATGGTGTGGCAGGGACGGCGTTGAATGCATTCGCCGCGGCGATTAAAACGGAAAGTAGTCGACGAGTCTTTAATTGGATGTCGGTGACCATGAATCTTGGCGTGGTGCTGGGAACGTTATTGGTCGGATTACTATACAACAAAGGTGTTCGCGATGTTTTCATGGCGGCGTCAGTGATGTATGCATTGTTTGTCATTGTAGTTATTTTCCACTTTAAGGTGCCTGCTTTAGCGAAGGAAATTCGCCGTTTAGCCGCCAAAGGTGAAAAATTTCGCCCATCGCCATTCATTCTCTCGATTGCCGGTTTAGTCTTTGCGATGTATTTCGCCTATGTCATGTGGGAAGCGCCAATTGCGGTGCATATGACCAACTTGGGGATGTCGGTGCAACAGTACACGAATCTATGGACGATTAATGGGCTATCGATTGTATTGCTGCAAACGGCAATCGGTTGGATTTCACGCAAATGGTCATATAAAACCAATGTACTTGGTGGAACATTCCTATTTGGGGCAACTTTTGTGATGTTGATCTTTGCGCATCACTACTGGGCGTTCATCGTAATTATGTTTATCCTCACACTTGGGGAAATGCTTGCGACGCCAAATATCCCCGCCTGGGTGGATGCGTTGACCGATGATGCCGTTCGTGGGCAAGCGCAAGGCTTTGTGGCAATGATGATTTCGCTTGGCCGTGCCGCAGGTCCCCTAATTGCTGGGGTCTTGATTGATGCCGGCTCATATTCAGTGCTATTCATGATTGTGTTCCTGTTCATGGTGGCAATGATTGTGCTTGTAGCAGTGCTAGATTTGAAACGGAAGCAGCGGAATAAATTAGTGCGATAA
- a CDS encoding MFS transporter, with amino-acid sequence MQKTVKHSLFLIPGIVLLGAVLRIPITTIPPVLDSIAKGLHVPVSSLGILTTLPLLAFAIFSPVAPWVARKLGNEGAFAAVLVLMIVGSIIRIISTPMMFLGTLLVGIGIAFMNVLLPTLISANFPTKVGLYTSVYVFTMGLTTAGASALAVPIVKATSWQTLIIILTIAVVIALIVWLPNLKYNQRATRNSASKAPKVPSAWKNKTAWLMLVFAGIQSAIFYTSIAWLPTIATGFGLSGSMAGLLAGINALVTLPVSFLVPNFVTGWNKKNRQIFLIVASAFAAISYIMIFFGNASFGFWLVLNILNGLATGSLFPYLMASLSNKTKNPYETSELSGMVNSGGYLIAAIGPALFGTAYSAFHSCHRIHKSSSS; translated from the coding sequence ATGCAAAAAACAGTTAAACATAGTTTATTTTTAATCCCCGGAATTGTCTTACTTGGAGCCGTATTGCGGATTCCAATCACCACGATTCCACCAGTTTTGGATTCAATTGCCAAAGGCTTACACGTACCGGTCTCATCATTAGGGATTTTGACCACATTACCACTGTTAGCCTTCGCCATTTTCTCACCAGTTGCCCCTTGGGTCGCACGTAAATTGGGAAATGAAGGTGCCTTTGCCGCCGTCTTAGTTCTGATGATTGTCGGCTCAATCATCCGGATCATTTCAACCCCAATGATGTTTTTAGGGACATTGTTAGTCGGTATCGGAATTGCCTTTATGAACGTTTTGTTACCAACCCTCATTAGTGCTAATTTCCCCACCAAAGTCGGTTTGTACACATCAGTTTACGTCTTCACTATGGGACTGACAACAGCCGGAGCATCTGCTTTAGCTGTGCCAATCGTGAAGGCAACCAGTTGGCAAACATTAATCATCATTTTGACGATTGCCGTTGTGATTGCTTTAATCGTTTGGTTACCAAACTTGAAATACAACCAACGTGCCACCCGTAACAGTGCTAGCAAGGCACCAAAAGTACCATCTGCTTGGAAAAATAAAACAGCTTGGTTAATGTTAGTTTTTGCTGGTATCCAATCAGCAATCTTCTACACATCAATCGCTTGGTTACCAACGATTGCCACCGGCTTTGGTTTATCAGGTAGCATGGCTGGATTATTAGCCGGAATCAATGCATTAGTAACGTTGCCAGTTTCATTCTTAGTACCAAATTTCGTTACTGGCTGGAACAAAAAGAATCGTCAAATTTTCTTAATTGTTGCCTCAGCCTTTGCCGCAATTTCTTACATTATGATTTTCTTCGGTAACGCCTCATTTGGTTTCTGGTTAGTCTTGAACATCTTGAACGGTCTCGCAACCGGATCATTGTTCCCTTACTTGATGGCTTCATTGAGTAACAAGACTAAAAATCCATACGAAACTTCTGAACTTTCAGGAATGGTTAACTCTGGTGGTTACTTGATTGCCGCTATTGGACCTGCCTTGTTTGGGACTGCTTACTCAGCTTTCCACTCATGTCATAGAATCCACAAATCATCGTCCTCTTAA
- a CDS encoding ABC transporter substrate-binding protein, with amino-acid sequence MKRKYIYTGVVAIVAVLIAGVFITVGGHKTTVDSSSDKNFVLKIAENNDLCGAPQQLAVEKGYFKHAGLKVKVVKLGSDTTNFEGVNAGKIDASNSLLGSLIQPLANGAKVKITTGLHSGCLQILVKKNSGIKTAQDLVGKKIGVSDIAGSAATYAKRYLGDYGVDVSADHAKVQFAAYDGSELPIVLEKGQVSAIALGDPDTEIDKSKYNLVTLSSSATDPKFKDEYCCVAYVSDGLAKNHPSVAAKYTQALQKASAWIAKHPEEAVDIQESHHYVDGDKQMNKDMQMGYHYKPSYTGAQKAFTTVGEDLQRLDVLDKNVDVSQLQKNSFFKTSASTN; translated from the coding sequence ATGAAACGAAAATATATTTATACAGGTGTTGTCGCAATAGTTGCGGTACTTATTGCTGGGGTGTTTATCACGGTTGGTGGACACAAAACGACGGTTGATAGTAGTTCTGACAAGAATTTTGTTTTGAAAATTGCAGAAAATAACGATTTATGTGGCGCACCGCAACAACTTGCGGTTGAAAAAGGTTACTTCAAACATGCTGGTTTGAAAGTGAAGGTCGTCAAGCTAGGTTCCGACACAACGAATTTTGAAGGGGTGAATGCCGGTAAAATTGACGCCTCTAATTCATTGCTAGGCAGTTTAATTCAGCCGCTGGCTAATGGAGCAAAGGTCAAAATAACAACTGGATTGCACAGTGGCTGTCTGCAGATTTTGGTAAAGAAAAATTCTGGTATCAAAACAGCGCAGGATTTGGTTGGTAAAAAAATTGGTGTCAGTGACATTGCTGGTTCTGCTGCGACTTATGCAAAACGTTATTTAGGTGATTACGGCGTGGATGTTTCAGCAGATCATGCGAAAGTTCAATTTGCCGCTTACGACGGTTCCGAATTGCCAATTGTTTTGGAAAAAGGCCAAGTTTCAGCGATTGCTTTGGGTGACCCTGATACTGAAATTGATAAATCGAAGTATAACTTGGTTACCTTGAGTTCATCAGCGACTGATCCTAAGTTCAAAGATGAGTATTGCTGTGTGGCCTACGTTTCCGATGGTTTAGCGAAAAATCACCCATCCGTTGCTGCCAAATACACACAAGCATTACAAAAAGCTTCGGCGTGGATTGCTAAGCACCCAGAGGAAGCTGTGGATATTCAAGAAAGTCACCACTACGTTGATGGCGACAAACAGATGAATAAGGATATGCAAATGGGTTATCATTACAAACCTTCATATACCGGGGCACAAAAAGCTTTTACCACGGTTGGTGAAGATTTACAGCGGCTTGATGTGTTAGATAAAAACGTTGATGTGTCGCAGTTACAAAAGAATTCCTTCTTTAAAACATCGGCCTCAACGAATTAA
- a CDS encoding ABC transporter ATP-binding protein, producing the protein MVVRTEKIKVTNLRKVFPSHEVGGENVIALDHVDAEIQPGEFVSLIGPSGCGKTTWLRLIAGLEEPTSGSVYIGEQQVQGPGRDRGLVFQDPNLFPWLTVKKNIEFGLNIKGKLTSTDQKNVTELIELVGLQGFENAYPYQLSGGMAHRAAIARALVNDPEVLLFDEPFGALDAFTRMKLQSDVLRIWQERQTTMVLVTHDVEEAVFLGQRVFAMTPRPAHVKEVVPIPLTYPRKRDGRAFIELKEHVLGVLDFQNL; encoded by the coding sequence ATGGTAGTAAGAACAGAAAAAATTAAAGTCACAAATTTGCGTAAAGTTTTCCCTAGCCACGAGGTTGGGGGAGAAAATGTAATTGCGCTAGACCATGTGGATGCGGAGATTCAACCTGGTGAATTTGTGAGCTTAATCGGCCCATCTGGTTGTGGTAAAACGACGTGGCTCCGCTTGATTGCGGGGCTAGAGGAACCAACCAGTGGCAGTGTTTATATTGGGGAACAGCAAGTTCAAGGTCCCGGGCGTGATCGTGGGCTAGTATTTCAAGACCCAAATTTATTTCCGTGGTTAACGGTTAAAAAGAACATTGAATTTGGGTTAAATATCAAAGGTAAGTTAACGTCCACGGATCAAAAAAACGTGACCGAACTCATAGAATTGGTGGGGTTGCAGGGATTTGAAAATGCATACCCATATCAATTATCTGGGGGGATGGCACACCGAGCGGCGATTGCACGTGCCTTGGTCAATGACCCTGAAGTTTTGTTATTTGATGAACCGTTTGGTGCGTTGGATGCCTTCACCCGAATGAAATTGCAAAGTGACGTGTTGCGAATTTGGCAGGAGCGTCAAACGACGATGGTTTTGGTGACGCATGATGTTGAAGAAGCGGTTTTTTTAGGGCAGCGGGTCTTTGCAATGACGCCACGTCCAGCACACGTCAAAGAAGTCGTACCAATCCCGTTAACGTATCCACGTAAGCGCGACGGACGGGCATTTATTGAGCTGAAAGAGCATGTGTTAGGTGTGTTAGATTTTCAGAACTTATAG
- the glpK gene encoding glycerol kinase GlpK, producing the protein MAIIKPEYILAVDQGTTASRAKIFNKNGRRVTETETDIPQIFPQSGWVEENPHDIWHSVQSVIASAMINSGVRPDEIQAIGIANQRETAIVWDRATGQPIYNAIVWQSTQSSDIIEALRTAGHEDMIQAKTGLPLSTVFSASKIRWILNHVEGAQARAEAGELLFGTVDTWLTWKLTGGAAFVTDYTNASRTMLFNINDLAWDDDLLALFNIPAVMLPEIKTSSEVYGTTEAYQFFGGQVPIAGLAGDQQAAMIGQMGFDEGFTKNTYGAGSFILMNTGDHPVKSTHKLIATVAYAMQGEIKYALEGSIFVAGSAIQWLHDGLHMISTEPETKVAATNSTNDDEVYFVPAFSGLSAPYWDADARGAVFGITRGTNRDDFIKATLQSIAYQTRDVIETMRADTGYDIAIMNADGSASRNAYLMQFQADILDAEIRRAADEETTALGAAFLAGLAVGYWDSIDQIREMTVDGRDFNPDMAPERRETLYHGWQQAVKATQVFKPKHH; encoded by the coding sequence ATGGCAATTATAAAACCAGAATATATCCTCGCCGTTGACCAAGGCACGACCGCATCACGCGCTAAAATTTTCAATAAAAATGGGCGGCGAGTTACCGAAACTGAAACTGATATCCCCCAAATATTTCCACAATCGGGCTGGGTTGAAGAAAATCCGCACGATATTTGGCATAGTGTGCAATCTGTCATTGCTAGTGCCATGATTAACTCTGGTGTCCGCCCCGATGAAATCCAAGCTATCGGGATTGCCAATCAACGTGAAACCGCGATTGTCTGGGATAGAGCTACCGGCCAACCAATTTATAACGCCATCGTTTGGCAAAGTACGCAGTCAAGCGACATCATCGAAGCGCTCCGGACGGCTGGTCACGAAGACATGATTCAAGCCAAGACTGGTTTGCCATTAAGTACTGTATTCTCAGCTTCCAAAATCCGTTGGATCCTAAACCACGTGGAAGGTGCTCAAGCACGCGCTGAAGCCGGTGAGCTCCTCTTTGGGACTGTTGATACTTGGTTGACTTGGAAGCTCACAGGCGGCGCGGCATTCGTCACTGACTATACCAATGCCAGCCGAACGATGCTTTTTAACATTAATGACTTAGCTTGGGATGACGATTTATTAGCCCTCTTCAATATTCCGGCCGTGATGTTACCTGAAATCAAAACAAGTTCGGAAGTTTATGGTACAACTGAAGCTTACCAATTTTTTGGTGGACAAGTACCGATTGCCGGCTTAGCTGGTGACCAACAAGCCGCCATGATTGGCCAAATGGGCTTCGATGAAGGATTCACTAAAAATACTTACGGTGCCGGTTCATTTATTTTGATGAACACTGGTGATCACCCCGTTAAATCAACCCATAAATTAATCGCCACCGTTGCCTATGCCATGCAAGGCGAAATCAAATACGCCCTCGAAGGCTCAATCTTCGTGGCTGGTTCGGCGATCCAATGGCTGCATGATGGCTTACACATGATTAGCACTGAACCTGAAACCAAAGTTGCCGCTACTAATTCGACCAACGATGACGAAGTGTACTTTGTGCCCGCCTTCTCTGGCCTATCAGCTCCCTACTGGGATGCCGACGCCCGTGGCGCTGTCTTTGGGATTACGCGCGGTACCAACCGTGATGATTTCATCAAGGCCACCTTGCAATCAATTGCCTACCAAACGCGTGATGTTATCGAAACAATGCGGGCGGACACCGGTTATGACATTGCCATCATGAATGCGGATGGTAGTGCTTCCCGGAATGCCTACTTAATGCAATTCCAAGCTGACATCCTCGACGCCGAAATTCGTCGAGCTGCCGATGAAGAAACAACCGCCCTCGGAGCCGCATTCCTTGCCGGGCTCGCCGTTGGTTACTGGGATTCCATCGACCAAATTCGTGAAATGACCGTCGATGGTCGTGACTTCAACCCCGACATGGCACCCGAACGCCGTGAAACGCTATATCACGGCTGGCAACAGGCCGTTAAAGCGACCCAAGTGTTCAAACCTAAGCACCACTAA